Proteins from a genomic interval of Lolium perenne isolate Kyuss_39 chromosome 1, Kyuss_2.0, whole genome shotgun sequence:
- the LOC127320787 gene encoding transcription factor FAMA isoform X2, which yields MEKQGSHELDSFAQLDGAAQEEVIGGAGAEMVDYMLGQAPQPPQGAPHGQVSLDKLSFSDVLQFADFGPRLALNHPSADHHDNARDDDGEDSYFFRFQSHELSAADDPDPRGASGIHHAAEQDGGSNTADGSGGARDQDHGGGISESTTLVQQSDGGGRVTGQKAGGDQAAKSGRRKRPRSTKTSEEVESQRMTHIAVERNRRRQMNDYLRVLRSLMPGSYVQRGDQASIIGGAIEFIRELEQLIQCLESQKRRRLYGDTPRPVADGTAGAVPATTMHEPPPPQGHEAPPFYVSPSLPFPALATGDGGAAGKVMVDLDTCGSGLTEEEVAENKSSLADIEVRVLGEDAVIKVLSRRRPEQLIKTIAVLEEMHMSILHTNITTIEQTVLYSFNVKIAGEPRFTAEDIVGAVHQILTFIDVNYTL from the exons ATGGAAAAACAG GGAAGCCACGAGCTGGATAGTTTTGCTCAACTGGACGGGGCGGCGCAGGAGGAGGTGATCGGCGGCGCGGGAGCCGAGATGGTGGACTACATGCTGGGCCAGGCGCCGCAGCCGCCTCAGGGAGCGCCGCACGGCCAGGTGTCCCTGGACAAGCTCAGCTTCTCCGACGTTTTGCAGTTCGCGGACTTTGGCCCCAGGCTCGCGCTCAACCATCCGTCCGCCGACCACCACGACAACGCCCGTGATGACGACGGCGAAGACAGCTACTTCTTCAGGTTCCAGTCACACGAGCTCTCGGCCGCGGACGACCCTGATCCCCGCGGAGCCTCAGGTATCCACCACGCGGCGGAGCAGGACGGCGGCAGCAACACGGCCGACGGATCAGGAGGCGCGCGCGATCAGGATCACGGCGGCGGCATCTCGGAGAGCACGACGCTGGTGCAGCAGTCTGACGGAGGCGGCAGGGTGACCGGCCAGAAGGCTGGCGGGGACCAGGCAGCCAAGAGCGGGCGGCGGAAGCGGCCTCGGTCCACCAAGACGAGCGAGGAAGTCGAGAGCCAGCGGATGACGCACATCGCCGTCGAGCGTAACCGGCGGCGGCAGATGAACGATTACCTCAGGGTGCTCCGGTCCCTCATGCCAGGATCTTACGTCCAAAGG GGAGACCAAGCATCCATCATAGGTGGCGCCATAGAGTTCATACGAGAGCTAGAGCAACTGATCCAGTGCCTCGAGTCACAGAAGCGGCGCCGTCTTTACGGCGACACGCCACGGCCGGTCGCCGATGGAACCGCCGGGGCGGTTCCGGCGACAACCATGCACGAGCCGCCACCGCCGCAAGGGCACGAGGCTCCGCCCTTCTACGTCTCCCCGAGCCTCCCGTTCCCTGCTTTGGCGACCGGTGACGGCGGCGCCGCTGGCAAGGTGATGGTCGACCTCGACACGTGCGGCAGCGGGCTCACGGAGGAGGAGGTGGCCGAGAACAAGTCGAGCCTGGCGGACATCGAGGTGCGCGTGCTGGGCGAGGACGCTGTGATCAAGGTCCTGTCTCGCCGCCGGCCGGAGCAGCTCATCAAGACCATCGCCGTGCTGGAGGAGATGCACATGTCCATCCTCCACACCAACATCACCACCATCGAGCAGACCGTCCTCTACTCCTTCAACGTCAAG ATCGCCGGCGAGCCAAGATTCACGGCGGAGGACATCGTCGGCGCCGTCCACCAGATCCTCACCTTCATCGACGTCAACTACACATTATGA
- the LOC127320787 gene encoding transcription factor FAMA isoform X1, giving the protein MEKQQGSHELDSFAQLDGAAQEEVIGGAGAEMVDYMLGQAPQPPQGAPHGQVSLDKLSFSDVLQFADFGPRLALNHPSADHHDNARDDDGEDSYFFRFQSHELSAADDPDPRGASGIHHAAEQDGGSNTADGSGGARDQDHGGGISESTTLVQQSDGGGRVTGQKAGGDQAAKSGRRKRPRSTKTSEEVESQRMTHIAVERNRRRQMNDYLRVLRSLMPGSYVQRGDQASIIGGAIEFIRELEQLIQCLESQKRRRLYGDTPRPVADGTAGAVPATTMHEPPPPQGHEAPPFYVSPSLPFPALATGDGGAAGKVMVDLDTCGSGLTEEEVAENKSSLADIEVRVLGEDAVIKVLSRRRPEQLIKTIAVLEEMHMSILHTNITTIEQTVLYSFNVKIAGEPRFTAEDIVGAVHQILTFIDVNYTL; this is encoded by the exons ATGGAAAAACAG CAGGGAAGCCACGAGCTGGATAGTTTTGCTCAACTGGACGGGGCGGCGCAGGAGGAGGTGATCGGCGGCGCGGGAGCCGAGATGGTGGACTACATGCTGGGCCAGGCGCCGCAGCCGCCTCAGGGAGCGCCGCACGGCCAGGTGTCCCTGGACAAGCTCAGCTTCTCCGACGTTTTGCAGTTCGCGGACTTTGGCCCCAGGCTCGCGCTCAACCATCCGTCCGCCGACCACCACGACAACGCCCGTGATGACGACGGCGAAGACAGCTACTTCTTCAGGTTCCAGTCACACGAGCTCTCGGCCGCGGACGACCCTGATCCCCGCGGAGCCTCAGGTATCCACCACGCGGCGGAGCAGGACGGCGGCAGCAACACGGCCGACGGATCAGGAGGCGCGCGCGATCAGGATCACGGCGGCGGCATCTCGGAGAGCACGACGCTGGTGCAGCAGTCTGACGGAGGCGGCAGGGTGACCGGCCAGAAGGCTGGCGGGGACCAGGCAGCCAAGAGCGGGCGGCGGAAGCGGCCTCGGTCCACCAAGACGAGCGAGGAAGTCGAGAGCCAGCGGATGACGCACATCGCCGTCGAGCGTAACCGGCGGCGGCAGATGAACGATTACCTCAGGGTGCTCCGGTCCCTCATGCCAGGATCTTACGTCCAAAGG GGAGACCAAGCATCCATCATAGGTGGCGCCATAGAGTTCATACGAGAGCTAGAGCAACTGATCCAGTGCCTCGAGTCACAGAAGCGGCGCCGTCTTTACGGCGACACGCCACGGCCGGTCGCCGATGGAACCGCCGGGGCGGTTCCGGCGACAACCATGCACGAGCCGCCACCGCCGCAAGGGCACGAGGCTCCGCCCTTCTACGTCTCCCCGAGCCTCCCGTTCCCTGCTTTGGCGACCGGTGACGGCGGCGCCGCTGGCAAGGTGATGGTCGACCTCGACACGTGCGGCAGCGGGCTCACGGAGGAGGAGGTGGCCGAGAACAAGTCGAGCCTGGCGGACATCGAGGTGCGCGTGCTGGGCGAGGACGCTGTGATCAAGGTCCTGTCTCGCCGCCGGCCGGAGCAGCTCATCAAGACCATCGCCGTGCTGGAGGAGATGCACATGTCCATCCTCCACACCAACATCACCACCATCGAGCAGACCGTCCTCTACTCCTTCAACGTCAAG ATCGCCGGCGAGCCAAGATTCACGGCGGAGGACATCGTCGGCGCCGTCCACCAGATCCTCACCTTCATCGACGTCAACTACACATTATGA